A window from Pseudomonas sp. Tri1 encodes these proteins:
- a CDS encoding amino acid deaminase produces the protein MSSTIHNAAVEKGAATVGAHLLRDVSLPALVLHRAALEHNIRWMQTFVSDSGAELAPHGKTSMTPALFRRQLEAGAWGMTLATAVQTRAAYAHGVRRVLMANQLVGAPNMALIAELLADPAFEFHCMVDHPDNVADLGAFFASRGVKLNVMIEYGVVGGRCGCRSEAEVLALAEAIRAQPALALTGIEGYEGVIHGDHAISGIRAFAASLVRLAVQLQDSGAFAIDKPIITASGSAWYDLIAESFEAQNAHGRFLSVLRPGSYVAHDHGIYKEAQCCVLERRSDLHEGLRPALEVWAHVQSLPEPGFAVIALGKRDVAYDAGLPVPLKRYKPGSDGVAGDDVSGCKVTAVMDQHAFMSVAPGVALRVGDIISFGTSHPCLTFDKWRVGCLVDEQLRVVESMETCF, from the coding sequence ATGTCTTCTACCATTCATAACGCTGCCGTGGAGAAGGGTGCTGCCACCGTCGGCGCGCATTTGCTGCGGGACGTCAGCTTGCCGGCGCTGGTGCTGCACCGCGCGGCGCTGGAACACAACATCCGCTGGATGCAAACGTTCGTCAGTGACAGCGGTGCCGAACTGGCGCCTCACGGCAAGACCAGCATGACCCCGGCGCTGTTTCGCCGTCAGCTCGAGGCTGGCGCCTGGGGCATGACTCTGGCCACTGCCGTGCAGACCCGTGCCGCTTATGCCCACGGCGTGCGCCGGGTACTGATGGCCAACCAACTGGTGGGCGCGCCGAACATGGCGTTGATCGCCGAGTTGTTGGCCGACCCGGCGTTCGAATTTCATTGCATGGTCGATCATCCCGACAACGTGGCTGACCTGGGCGCGTTCTTTGCCTCGCGTGGCGTGAAGCTGAACGTGATGATCGAATACGGCGTGGTCGGCGGCCGCTGTGGCTGCCGGAGCGAGGCCGAGGTGCTGGCCCTGGCCGAGGCGATCCGGGCGCAACCGGCGCTGGCATTGACCGGTATCGAAGGCTACGAAGGTGTCATCCACGGTGACCACGCCATCAGCGGCATCCGCGCGTTCGCCGCGTCTCTGGTGCGGTTGGCGGTGCAGTTGCAGGACAGCGGCGCGTTTGCCATCGACAAACCGATCATCACCGCCTCGGGATCGGCCTGGTACGACCTGATCGCTGAATCCTTCGAAGCCCAGAATGCCCACGGGCGTTTCCTCAGCGTGTTGCGTCCCGGCAGTTACGTGGCCCATGACCATGGCATCTACAAGGAGGCGCAGTGCTGTGTGTTGGAGCGACGCAGCGACCTGCATGAAGGCCTGCGCCCGGCCCTGGAAGTCTGGGCCCATGTGCAATCGCTGCCGGAGCCGGGTTTTGCGGTGATCGCCTTGGGCAAGCGCGACGTGGCCTACGACGCCGGATTGCCGGTACCGCTCAAGCGCTACAAGCCCGGTTCAGATGGGGTGGCAGGTGACGACGTGAGCGGTTGCAAGGTGACGGCGGTGATGGACCAGCATGCGTTCATGAGCGTGGCGCCAGGGGTTGCGTTGCGGGTCGGGGACATCATTTCGTTCGGTACTTCCCATCCGTGCCTGACGTTCGACAAGTGGCGGGTGGGGTGTCTGGTGGATGAGCAGTTGCGGGTGGTGGAGAGCATGGAGACTTGTTTCTAA
- a CDS encoding PAS domain-containing protein, translating into MNAIPSGSDIQSLITQLDWTRSPLGTAQDWPQSLRTAVDIMLHCPMPMALLWGPQLIHFYNDAFARLAGDKHPQAFGLPTHTAWPELKAVSEPIYHRVLQGRTYSSRDQQWRLPFAGRLCDLWLDLTYSPVHDESASVAGILITAIETSERRKLAQEFERRSEASLKAQHESEERLQLALAATDALGTWDWDISEDRFIADEHFALLHGVDPSLSRQLPISAYLEGVHPEDRAMVARSIKHCITHGTEYAEEYRLLRPDGELRWVFVRGRCYKDRHGRPKRFLGAALDLSERKRTEQALRQSQTELQLIINAMPILISYVDREERFRLNNSAYLDWYGLTPQELYGKTIREVLGEQAYASRAEQIAGALAGKPCSFTVQSDHRDGRQRHALVNYLPRHGSDGAVNGFYIFVIDETERKKTEEALRNLNETLEERVIARTQQLAEANHRLQSEMFERERAEEALRHAQKMEAVGQLTGGIAHDFNNMLTGILGSLDLMQRYIANGRAAEIGRFTEAAVSSANRAAALTHRLLAFSRRQSLDRKPLDPNVLVHSLEDLLSRTTGDHILLRLQLADELWPVNTDVSQLENALLNLVINARDAMPDGGELTIETANVYLDGNDISTLEPVKAGDYVMIAVSDNGSGMTPSVLAKAFDPFFTTKPIGQGTGLGLSMIYGFAQQSGGHLNLDSVPGQGTRVQLYLPRLHITPAEQPVAPETVDVPAALAGETVLLVEDEPAVRMLVLDLLDALGYTALQAQDAKTALPLLESGQRIDLLVTDVGLPGMNGRQLAEIARQHRPDLKVLFMTGYAQKAAERQGFLEQGMDMVAKPFTLDLLANKIRTMINHGS; encoded by the coding sequence ATGAACGCGATACCCTCCGGCAGCGACATACAGAGCCTGATCACCCAACTGGACTGGACCCGCAGCCCGCTGGGCACCGCGCAAGACTGGCCGCAAAGCCTGCGTACCGCCGTGGACATCATGCTCCACTGCCCGATGCCGATGGCCTTGTTGTGGGGCCCGCAACTGATCCACTTCTACAACGACGCCTTTGCCCGGTTGGCCGGCGATAAGCATCCGCAGGCGTTCGGCCTGCCGACCCATACCGCATGGCCCGAACTCAAAGCCGTCAGCGAACCGATTTATCACCGCGTGTTGCAAGGTCGCACGTACAGCAGCCGCGATCAGCAATGGCGCCTGCCCTTCGCCGGCCGCCTCTGCGACCTGTGGCTGGACCTGACCTACAGCCCCGTGCACGACGAAAGCGCCAGCGTCGCCGGTATCCTGATCACAGCCATTGAAACCAGCGAACGGCGAAAGCTGGCCCAGGAGTTCGAACGGCGCTCCGAGGCCAGCCTCAAGGCCCAACATGAAAGCGAGGAACGCTTGCAACTGGCCCTGGCCGCCACCGATGCGTTGGGCACCTGGGACTGGGACATCAGCGAAGATCGCTTCATTGCCGATGAACATTTCGCCCTGCTGCATGGCGTCGATCCGAGCCTGTCACGCCAGTTGCCCATCAGCGCCTACCTCGAAGGCGTACACCCCGAAGATCGGGCCATGGTGGCTCGCAGCATCAAGCACTGCATCACCCATGGCACCGAATACGCCGAGGAATACCGTTTGCTGCGGCCCGATGGTGAGCTGCGCTGGGTGTTCGTGCGCGGTCGTTGCTACAAGGATCGCCACGGTCGGCCCAAGCGCTTTCTTGGCGCGGCCCTGGACCTGAGCGAACGCAAGCGCACCGAGCAAGCTCTGCGCCAGAGCCAGACCGAGCTACAGCTGATCATCAATGCCATGCCGATTCTCATCAGCTACGTGGACCGCGAAGAGCGTTTCCGGCTGAACAACAGTGCCTACCTGGACTGGTACGGCCTGACACCCCAGGAACTGTACGGCAAGACCATCCGCGAAGTGCTCGGCGAGCAAGCCTACGCCAGCCGCGCCGAACAGATCGCCGGCGCCCTGGCGGGCAAGCCGTGCAGCTTCACCGTACAGTCGGACCATCGCGACGGTCGCCAGCGCCATGCACTGGTCAACTACCTGCCCCGCCACGGTTCGGACGGCGCAGTGAACGGTTTCTACATCTTTGTGATCGACGAGACCGAGCGCAAGAAAACCGAGGAGGCCTTGCGCAACCTCAACGAAACATTGGAAGAACGGGTCATCGCCCGCACCCAGCAACTGGCCGAAGCCAACCATCGTCTGCAAAGTGAAATGTTCGAGCGCGAACGTGCCGAAGAAGCGTTGCGCCATGCCCAGAAAATGGAAGCAGTGGGCCAACTTACCGGCGGCATCGCCCACGACTTCAACAACATGCTCACCGGCATTCTCGGCAGCCTCGACCTGATGCAACGCTACATCGCCAATGGCCGTGCCGCCGAGATCGGTCGTTTCACCGAGGCGGCGGTGTCCTCGGCCAACCGCGCCGCCGCCCTGACCCACCGACTGCTGGCCTTCTCGCGACGCCAGTCGTTGGACCGCAAGCCGCTGGACCCTAACGTCCTGGTGCACTCACTCGAAGACCTGCTCAGCCGTACCACCGGCGATCACATCCTGCTGCGCCTGCAACTGGCCGACGAGCTATGGCCGGTGAACACTGATGTCAGCCAGTTGGAAAACGCCTTGCTCAACCTGGTGATCAACGCCCGGGACGCCATGCCCGACGGCGGTGAACTGACCATCGAAACCGCCAACGTCTACCTCGACGGTAATGACATCAGCACCCTGGAGCCAGTGAAAGCCGGGGACTACGTGATGATTGCCGTCAGCGACAACGGCAGCGGCATGACCCCCTCCGTGCTGGCCAAGGCCTTCGACCCGTTCTTTACCACCAAGCCCATCGGCCAGGGCACCGGCCTGGGGCTGTCGATGATCTACGGGTTTGCCCAGCAATCCGGTGGTCACCTCAACCTGGACAGCGTGCCAGGCCAGGGCACCCGGGTGCAGTTGTACCTGCCGCGGCTGCACATCACGCCCGCCGAACAGCCCGTGGCGCCAGAAACGGTCGACGTACCGGCAGCGCTCGCCGGGGAGACCGTGTTGCTGGTGGAAGACGAACCGGCGGTGCGCATGCTGGTCCTCGATCTGCTGGATGCCCTGGGCTATACCGCCCTGCAGGCCCAGGATGCCAAGACAGCCCTGCCCCTATTGGAATCAGGCCAGCGCATCGACTTGCTGGTGACCGATGTCGGCCTACCGGGCATGAATGGTCGGCAACTGGCGGAAATCGCCCGCCAGCACCGCCCCGACCTGAAGGTGCTGTTCATGACCGGTTATGCGCAGAAAGCTGCCGAACGCCAGGGCTTCCTCGAACAGGGCATGGATATGGTCGCCAAGCCCTTCACCCTCGACCTGCTGGCGAACAAGATTCGGACGATGATCAACCATGGCAGCTGA
- a CDS encoding RidA family protein produces MSITRYGTGSTAGGGQPRPFARAVEADGWLHVSGQVPAVNGEIIVGGIVEQTHQTMKNLVAILEEAGYGLEDVVRCGVWLEDPRDFWSFNKVFGEYFSPEHAPARACVQASMMVDCKVEIDCVAYKKK; encoded by the coding sequence ATGAGCATTACCCGATACGGCACCGGCAGTACCGCAGGCGGCGGTCAGCCCCGGCCCTTCGCCCGCGCCGTGGAGGCTGACGGCTGGCTGCACGTATCCGGCCAGGTGCCGGCGGTGAACGGCGAGATCATCGTCGGCGGGATCGTCGAGCAGACGCACCAGACCATGAAGAACCTGGTCGCCATTCTCGAAGAGGCCGGATACGGCCTGGAGGATGTGGTGCGCTGCGGCGTGTGGCTGGAAGACCCGCGGGATTTCTGGAGTTTCAACAAAGTGTTCGGCGAATACTTCAGCCCGGAACACGCCCCGGCCCGGGCCTGCGTACAGGCCAGCATGATGGTCGATTGCAAGGTCGAGATCGATTGTGTGGCATACAAGAAGAAGTGA
- a CDS encoding peptidylprolyl isomerase, whose translation MKAQARHILVKTAEEAEQLKQRIAKGEAFDVLAKKYSTCPSGKRGGDLGEVRPGQMVGAIDAVIFKKPLRVVHGPIKSKFGYHLVQVFYRD comes from the coding sequence ATGAAAGCCCAAGCCCGCCATATCCTGGTGAAAACCGCCGAAGAAGCCGAACAGCTCAAGCAACGCATCGCCAAGGGCGAAGCCTTCGATGTACTGGCCAAGAAATACTCCACCTGCCCGTCCGGCAAACGCGGTGGCGACCTGGGTGAAGTACGGCCAGGGCAGATGGTCGGCGCAATCGATGCGGTGATCTTCAAGAAGCCGCTGCGGGTGGTGCATGGGCCGATCAAGAGCAAGTTCGGCTATCACTTGGTGCAGGTGTTTTACCGGGACTGA
- a CDS encoding sugar kinase, with product MSTPKPRIALIGECMIELQQRADGSLQQSFGGDTLNTAVYLSRALGDRGSVDYVTALGDDSFSDAMCEQWAAENIGLERVQRLPGRLPGLYCIQTDAAGERRFLYWRNEAAVRDCFTTPAAGAILAALVDYDVLYFSGVTLAVLGEQGRAKLIETLVQARRRGAQVVFDNNYRPRLWASVEAARAAYRSVLPYVELALLTVDDEQALFGYADSEAVFAAYAQFGTPEVVLKRGAEACLIRCDGQSYEVPARRVERVVDTTAAGDSFSAAYLASRLLGGSPEEAAEAGHLLASRVIQVPGALMPR from the coding sequence ATGAGTACACCCAAACCCCGCATCGCCCTGATCGGCGAGTGCATGATCGAGTTGCAACAACGCGCCGACGGCAGTCTGCAACAAAGCTTCGGCGGTGACACCCTGAACACGGCGGTGTACCTGTCCCGCGCGCTGGGCGACCGGGGCTCGGTTGACTATGTCACCGCCCTGGGCGACGACAGTTTCAGCGATGCCATGTGCGAGCAGTGGGCCGCGGAAAACATCGGCCTGGAACGGGTCCAGCGGTTGCCCGGGCGCTTGCCGGGTTTGTATTGCATCCAGACCGATGCGGCGGGTGAGCGGCGGTTCCTGTACTGGCGCAACGAGGCGGCGGTACGCGATTGCTTTACCACCCCGGCCGCTGGGGCGATTCTTGCCGCATTGGTGGATTACGATGTGCTGTATTTCAGCGGCGTCACCCTGGCGGTGCTCGGCGAGCAGGGGCGGGCCAAGCTGATCGAAACCCTGGTCCAGGCGCGTCGGCGCGGGGCCCAGGTGGTGTTCGACAACAACTACCGGCCAAGGCTCTGGGCCTCGGTCGAAGCGGCCCGTGCGGCCTATCGCAGCGTACTGCCCTACGTGGAGTTGGCGCTGTTGACGGTGGACGACGAGCAGGCGCTGTTCGGGTATGCCGACAGCGAGGCGGTGTTCGCCGCGTACGCGCAATTCGGCACCCCGGAGGTAGTGCTCAAGCGCGGCGCCGAGGCCTGTCTGATCCGTTGCGATGGCCAGTCTTATGAAGTGCCTGCCCGCCGGGTCGAGCGGGTGGTGGACACCACGGCGGCGGGGGACTCATTCAGCGCCGCGTACCTGGCAAGTCGCTTGCTGGGTGGCAGCCCGGAGGAAGCGGCCGAGGCCGGCCATCTGTTGGCGAGCCGGGTGATCCAGGTGCCTGGGGCGTTGATGCCTCGGTAA
- a CDS encoding amino acid ABC transporter permease, which produces MNYQLNFAAVWRDFDTLLAGLGLGLSLALVSIAIGCVIGLAMAFALLSKHRVLRVLASVYVTVIRNTPILVLILLIYFALPSLGIRLDKLPSFVITLSLYAGAYLTEVFRGGLMSIHKGQREAGLAIGLGEWQVKAYVTVPVMLRNVLPALSNNFISLFKDTSLAAAIAVPELTYYARKINVESYRVIETWLVTTALYVAACYLIAMVLRYFEQRLAIRR; this is translated from the coding sequence ATGAATTATCAGTTGAACTTTGCCGCCGTCTGGCGCGATTTCGACACCTTGCTGGCGGGGCTTGGCCTGGGGCTGTCCCTGGCGCTTGTGTCGATCGCCATCGGTTGCGTGATCGGCCTGGCGATGGCGTTCGCGCTGCTCAGCAAACACCGGGTCTTGCGGGTGCTGGCATCGGTGTATGTCACGGTGATCCGCAATACGCCTATCCTGGTGCTGATCCTGTTGATCTACTTCGCCTTGCCGAGCCTGGGCATCCGCCTGGACAAGCTGCCGTCGTTCGTCATCACCCTGTCGCTGTACGCCGGGGCGTACCTGACCGAAGTGTTCCGTGGCGGGCTGATGAGCATTCACAAGGGCCAGCGGGAAGCGGGGCTGGCCATCGGCCTGGGTGAGTGGCAGGTGAAAGCCTACGTCACCGTACCGGTGATGCTGCGCAACGTGCTACCAGCCTTGTCGAACAACTTCATCTCGCTGTTCAAGGACACCTCCCTGGCGGCGGCGATTGCCGTGCCGGAGCTGACCTATTACGCCCGCAAGATCAACGTGGAGAGCTACCGGGTGATCGAAACCTGGCTGGTGACCACGGCACTGTATGTCGCGGCCTGTTACCTCATTGCCATGGTGCTGCGGTATTTCGAGCAGCGCCTGGCGATCCGCCGTTAG
- a CDS encoding amino acid ABC transporter permease: MYESPSWLHELWVARDTLWAGFLTSVQCSVLAILLGTLIGLVAGLVLTYGRTWMRAPFRFYVDLIRGTPVFVLVLACFYMAPALGWQIGAFQAGVLGLTLFCGSHVAEIVRGALQALPRGQMEASQAIGLTFFQALGYVLLPQALRQILPTWVNSSTEIVKASTLLSVIGVAELLLSTQQIIARTFMTLEFYLFAGFLFFIINYAIELLGRHIEKRVALP, encoded by the coding sequence ATGTACGAATCCCCCAGTTGGTTGCATGAGTTGTGGGTCGCCCGGGACACCTTGTGGGCTGGTTTCCTGACCAGTGTGCAGTGTTCGGTGCTGGCGATTTTGTTGGGCACCTTGATCGGCCTGGTCGCCGGGCTGGTGCTGACTTACGGGCGGACCTGGATGCGCGCGCCGTTTCGTTTCTATGTCGACCTGATTCGCGGCACGCCAGTGTTCGTGCTGGTGCTGGCCTGCTTCTACATGGCCCCGGCGCTGGGTTGGCAGATCGGCGCGTTCCAGGCCGGTGTCCTGGGCCTGACGCTGTTTTGTGGTTCCCACGTCGCCGAGATCGTGCGCGGGGCCTTGCAGGCTTTGCCGCGCGGGCAGATGGAGGCGAGCCAGGCCATCGGCCTGACGTTCTTCCAGGCGTTGGGCTACGTGCTGTTGCCCCAGGCCTTGCGGCAGATCTTGCCGACCTGGGTCAATTCCTCCACCGAGATCGTCAAGGCCTCGACCCTGCTGTCGGTGATCGGCGTCGCCGAACTGCTGCTCAGCACCCAGCAGATCATCGCCCGGACCTTCATGACCCTGGAGTTTTACCTGTTCGCCGGGTTTCTCTTTTTCATCATCAATTACGCCATCGAATTGCTCGGGCGGCACATTGAAAAGCGGGTGGCCTTGCCATGA
- a CDS encoding PilT/PilU family type 4a pilus ATPase, protein MEIDPLLRILASQDGSDLYMSTGAPPCARFEGVLKPLGNQAFKVGEIAGLAESLMDAEQRLEFDRELEMNLAISMAGVGRFRVNIFKQRNDVSMVIRNVKLDIPRFEDLKLPRVLLDTIMQKQGLMLFVGATGSGKSTSLAALIDYRNRNSSGHIITIEDPVEYIHRHKKSIINQREVGVDTRSFHAALKNTLRQAPDVVLIGEIRDRETMEHALAFADTGHLVISTLHAHNANQALDRVINFFPEERRPQLLNDLGNNLKAFVSQRLVRTRTGQRRAAVEVMLGSPTVADLIRRNELGELKGIMEKSEELGMQTFDQALFNLVVEGAIDEEEALKNADSTNNLRLRLKLHAETGAVPPPDPAAGEWGLVD, encoded by the coding sequence ATGGAAATCGATCCATTGTTGCGAATCCTGGCAAGCCAGGATGGCTCCGATCTTTACATGTCCACCGGCGCGCCGCCGTGCGCGCGATTCGAGGGCGTGCTCAAGCCCCTGGGTAACCAGGCATTCAAGGTCGGCGAGATCGCCGGGCTCGCCGAGTCTTTGATGGACGCCGAACAGCGCCTTGAGTTCGATCGGGAGTTGGAAATGAACCTGGCGATCTCCATGGCCGGTGTCGGGCGCTTCCGGGTCAATATCTTCAAGCAGCGCAACGATGTGTCGATGGTGATACGCAACGTCAAGCTGGACATTCCACGTTTCGAAGACCTGAAACTGCCACGGGTGCTGCTCGATACCATCATGCAGAAGCAAGGCCTGATGCTGTTCGTCGGGGCGACAGGGTCGGGCAAGTCGACCTCCCTGGCGGCGCTGATCGATTACCGCAATCGCAACAGCAGCGGCCACATCATCACCATCGAGGACCCGGTGGAGTATATCCATCGGCACAAGAAATCAATCATCAACCAGCGGGAAGTCGGTGTCGACACCCGCAGTTTTCATGCCGCCCTGAAAAACACCCTGCGCCAGGCGCCGGACGTGGTGCTGATCGGCGAAATCCGTGATCGCGAAACCATGGAACATGCCCTGGCCTTCGCCGACACCGGGCATCTGGTGATCTCCACGCTGCATGCCCACAACGCCAACCAGGCCCTGGACCGAGTGATCAATTTTTTCCCGGAAGAGCGCCGGCCACAGTTGCTTAATGACCTGGGCAACAACCTCAAGGCCTTCGTTTCCCAACGCCTGGTGCGCACCCGCACCGGCCAGCGTCGGGCGGCGGTGGAGGTCATGCTGGGCTCGCCCACGGTGGCCGACCTGATCCGCCGCAATGAGCTGGGCGAGCTCAAGGGCATCATGGAAAAATCCGAAGAGTTGGGGATGCAAACTTTCGATCAGGCGTTGTTCAACCTGGTGGTCGAGGGGGCGATCGATGAGGAAGAGGCGCTGAAAAACGCTGATTCAACGAACAACCTGCGCTTGCGGCTGAAGTTGCATGCCGAGACGGGCGCGGTGCCGCCACCTGATCCGGCGGCGGGTGAGTGGGGGTTGGTGGATTAA
- a CDS encoding IclR family transcriptional regulator — translation MTEDTIKRRARGLDRAFDILDFLKEIGQPLRPNDIASGIGSPKSTVYELVASLLERRILEPVGKDGHVYLGRQLYFLGQAHLRHFDLSREADHALQEIVSQTRETAQMCLLNGRKYTVALMKEGERHFRISSDIGENAPIPWTASGRLLLAHLSDQQIVDLIDPDDFILPDGERLPLEQFLKEIRQAGLDGFFSFDSVADTFTHCFAAPVKDPNGVAIATLCIVAPRADAKNNYADYRRVLIESANNLARRINE, via the coding sequence ATGACCGAAGACACCATCAAGCGCCGGGCCCGGGGATTGGATCGGGCGTTCGATATCCTCGATTTCCTCAAGGAAATCGGCCAACCGCTGCGTCCGAACGACATCGCCAGCGGCATCGGCAGCCCCAAGTCCACGGTCTATGAACTGGTGGCGTCGCTGCTGGAGCGACGCATCCTCGAACCCGTGGGCAAGGACGGTCACGTCTATCTGGGCCGCCAGTTGTACTTTCTCGGGCAGGCGCACCTGCGGCATTTCGACTTGAGCCGCGAGGCCGATCATGCGCTGCAGGAGATCGTCAGCCAGACTCGCGAAACCGCACAGATGTGCCTGCTCAACGGGCGCAAATACACAGTGGCGCTGATGAAGGAGGGTGAGCGGCATTTTCGTATCTCATCGGACATCGGTGAAAACGCGCCAATCCCCTGGACGGCGTCCGGACGCCTGTTGCTGGCGCATTTGAGCGACCAGCAGATCGTCGACCTGATCGACCCTGATGATTTCATCCTGCCGGACGGCGAGCGCCTGCCCCTGGAGCAGTTTCTCAAGGAAATTCGTCAGGCTGGCCTCGATGGTTTTTTTTCCTTCGACAGCGTGGCCGACACCTTCACCCATTGCTTCGCCGCGCCGGTCAAAGACCCCAATGGCGTGGCCATCGCGACCCTGTGCATCGTCGCCCCACGGGCCGACGCCAAGAACAATTACGCCGACTACCGCCGGGTGCTGATCGAAAGCGCCAACAACCTGGCCCGGCGCATCAATGAATAG
- a CDS encoding amino acid ABC transporter ATP-binding protein, whose amino-acid sequence MTDVSNLSQTELSNTQPLLDIRGLRKQYGPLEVLKGVDLSMQRGNVVTLIGSSGSGKTTLLRCVNMLEEFQGGQIMLDGESIGYDDIDGKRVRHPEKVIARHRAMTGMAFQQFNLFPHLTALQNVTLGLLKVKKLPKDEAVALAEKWLERVGLLERRDHFPGQLSGGQQQRVAIARAIAMNPSLMLFDEVTSALDPELVGEVLNVIKGLAEDGMTMLLVTHEMRFAFEVSDKIVFMNQGRIEEQGPPKELFERPQSPRLAEFLKNTRF is encoded by the coding sequence ATGACTGACGTTTCGAATCTCTCCCAAACGGAGCTCTCCAACACCCAGCCGCTGCTGGACATTCGCGGTCTGCGCAAGCAATACGGCCCGCTGGAAGTGCTCAAGGGCGTGGACCTGAGCATGCAGCGCGGCAACGTCGTCACGCTGATCGGCTCCAGCGGCTCGGGCAAGACCACGCTGCTGCGCTGCGTCAATATGCTGGAAGAGTTCCAGGGCGGACAGATCATGCTCGACGGCGAGTCCATCGGCTATGACGACATCGACGGCAAGCGCGTGCGCCATCCCGAGAAAGTCATCGCCCGGCACCGCGCGATGACCGGCATGGCCTTCCAGCAATTCAACCTGTTCCCCCATTTGACCGCGTTGCAGAACGTCACCCTGGGCCTGCTCAAGGTGAAAAAACTGCCCAAGGACGAAGCGGTGGCGCTGGCCGAGAAATGGCTGGAGCGGGTCGGCCTGCTGGAACGCCGTGATCATTTTCCCGGTCAGTTGTCCGGCGGCCAGCAGCAGCGCGTGGCCATTGCCCGGGCGATTGCCATGAACCCCAGCCTGATGCTGTTCGATGAAGTGACCTCGGCCCTGGACCCGGAACTGGTGGGCGAAGTGCTCAACGTGATCAAGGGCCTGGCCGAAGACGGCATGACCATGTTGCTGGTGACCCACGAAATGCGTTTTGCCTTCGAGGTGTCGGACAAGATCGTGTTCATGAACCAAGGCCGGATCGAAGAGCAAGGGCCACCCAAGGAACTGTTCGAGCGGCCGCAATCGCCGCGTCTGGCGGAATTTCTCAAGAACACGCGTTTTTAA
- a CDS encoding transporter substrate-binding domain-containing protein translates to MQRRPSLFKACVFLFAATTAAMGVAQAADSKLDSVLQRGKLIVGTGSTNAPWHFQGADGKLQGFDIDIARMVAKGLFNDPEKVEFVVQSSDARIPNLLTDKVDMSCQFITVTASRAQQVAFTLPYYREGVGLLLPANSKYKEIEDLKAGGDGVTVAVLQNVYAEELVHQALPKAKVDQYDSVDLMYQAVNSGRADAAATDQSSVKYLMVQNPGRYRSPAYAWSPQTYACAVKRGDQDWLNFVNTTLHEAMTGVEFPTYAASFKQWFGVELPSPAIGFPVEFK, encoded by the coding sequence ATGCAACGCCGACCTTCCTTGTTCAAAGCGTGTGTTTTTCTCTTCGCGGCCACGACGGCTGCCATGGGTGTCGCCCAGGCGGCCGACAGCAAGCTGGACAGCGTGCTGCAGCGTGGGAAATTGATCGTGGGCACGGGCAGTACCAATGCGCCGTGGCACTTCCAGGGAGCGGATGGCAAGTTGCAGGGTTTTGATATCGACATTGCGCGGATGGTCGCCAAGGGCCTGTTCAATGACCCGGAAAAAGTCGAGTTCGTGGTGCAATCTTCTGATGCGCGCATTCCCAACTTGCTGACCGACAAGGTCGACATGAGCTGCCAGTTCATCACCGTCACCGCCAGCCGTGCCCAGCAAGTGGCCTTCACCTTGCCGTACTACCGCGAAGGCGTGGGCCTGCTGCTGCCGGCCAACAGCAAGTACAAGGAAATCGAAGACCTCAAGGCCGGTGGCGACGGTGTCACCGTGGCGGTGCTGCAGAATGTCTACGCCGAAGAATTGGTGCACCAGGCACTGCCCAAGGCCAAGGTCGACCAGTACGACAGCGTCGATTTGATGTATCAGGCGGTGAACTCCGGTCGCGCCGATGCTGCCGCCACCGACCAGTCCTCGGTCAAGTATCTGATGGTGCAGAACCCTGGTCGCTACCGCAGCCCGGCCTACGCCTGGAGCCCGCAAACCTATGCCTGTGCGGTCAAGCGTGGCGACCAGGACTGGCTGAACTTCGTCAACACCACCTTGCATGAAGCCATGACCGGCGTGGAGTTCCCGACATACGCAGCGTCGTTCAAACAGTGGTTCGGCGTCGAGCTGCCATCGCCAGCGATCGGTTTCCCTGTCGAATTCAAATGA